The following proteins come from a genomic window of Gossypium raimondii isolate GPD5lz chromosome 5, ASM2569854v1, whole genome shotgun sequence:
- the LOC105769253 gene encoding auxin response factor 6 isoform X1, giving the protein MRLSSAGFSPQAPEDFAGEKRVLNSELWHACAGPLVSLPPVGSRVVYFPQGHSEQVAASTNKEEVDVHVPNYPSLPPQLICQLHNVTMHADVETDEVYAQMTLQPLNPQEQKEAYLPAELGTSSRQPTNYFCKTLTASDTSTHGGFSVPRRAAEKVFPPLDFSQQPPAQELIARDLHDNEWKFRHIFRGQPKRHLLTTGWSVFVSAKRLVAGDSVLFIWNEKNQLLLGIRRANRPQTVMPSSVLSSDSMHLGLLAAAAHAASTNSRFTIFYNPRASPSEFVIPLTKYIKAVYHTRVSVGMRFRMLFETEESSVRRYMGTITGISDLDPVRWPNSHWRSVKVGWDESTAGDRQPRVSLWEIEPLTTFPMYPSPFPLRLKRPWPAGLPSFHGIKDDGLGMNSPLMWLQGDAGRGMPSLNFPGIGVTPWMQPRLDAASMLGLQTDIHQAMAAAALQDMRAVDPSKSATTTLLQFQQPQNLSCRPAALMQSQMLQQSQPQAFLQGVEDNQHQSQTQAQTQPPLVQQQLQQQNSFNNHQHQQQLQHPLSQQHQQLVDHQHISTGVSAMSQYTPASQSRSSPFQAIPSLCQQQSFSDSNGHTMTSPIVSPLHGLLGSFPQDESSGLLNLPRSNPVITSAAWPSKRAAVEVLSSGSPQCVLPQVEQLGPTQTNISHNSISLPPFPGRECSIDQAGGTDPQSHLLFGVNIEPSSLLLQNGMSSLRGVGSESDSTTIPFSSNYASTAGTDFSVNPAMTPSSCIEELGFLQSPENVGQENPQTRTFVKVYKSGSFGRSLDISKFSSYNELRSELARMFGLEGQLEDPLRSGWQLVFVDRENDVLLLGDDPWPEFVNSVWCIKILSPQEVQQMGKRGLELLNSVPVQRLLNGSCDDYASQQDSRNLSSGGKELPNGKELPNSSWNFII; this is encoded by the exons ATGAGGCTTTCTTCAGCTGGTTTCAGTCCACAAGCTCCGGAAG ACTTTGCAGGAGAGAAGAGAGTTCTGAACTCTGAACTTTGGCATGCATGTGCGGGTCCTCTTGTTTCTCTACCTCCAGTTGGAAGTAGGGTTGTTTACTTCCCACAGGGTCATAGCGAACAG GTAGCTGCATCAACCAACAAGGAGGAAGTGGATGTCCACGTACCTAACTACCCAAGCTTACCTCCACAACTTATATGTCAGCTCCATAATGTCACCATGCAT GCAGATGTTGAGACAGATGAAGTATATGCACAAATGACATTGCAACCACTGAATCCG CAAGAACAGAAGGAGGCTTACCTTCCAGCAGAATTGGGCACTTCCAGCAGACAGCCAACAAATTATTTCTGTAAAACATTAACAGCCAGTGACACAAGCACTCATGGAGGGTTCTCTGTTCCTCGCCGAGCTGCTGAAAAAGTGTTTCCCCCACTG GACTTCTCCCAGCAGCCTCCTGCTCAAGAGTTGATTGCAAGGGACTTACACGATAATGAATGGAAATTTAGGCATATATTTCGGG GTCAGCCCAAAAGGCACCTCTTGACAACAGGATGGAGCGTATTTGTAAGTGCTAAAAGACTAGTTGCAGGTGATTCAGTTCTTTTTATCTG gaatgaaaaaaatcaattacttCTTGGCATCCGACGAGCTAATCGACCTCAAACTGTAATGCCTTCATCTGTTTTATCGAGTGATAGCATGCACTTAGGGCTTCTTGCTGCCGCTGCTCATGCAGCTTCAACAAATAGCCGCTTCACTATATTTTATAACCCAAG GGCTAGTCCATCAGAATTTGTAATACctttaacaaaatatatcaaagCTGTCTATCATACTCGAGTTTCTGTTGGTATGCGCTTTAGAATGCTGTTTGAAACAGAAGAATCAAGTGTTCGCCG ATACATGGGTACAATCACTGGCATAAGTGACTTGGATCCTGTCCGGTGGCCAAATTCACATTGGCGATCAGTCAAG GTTGGCTGGGATGAATCAACAGCTGGAGACAGGCAGCCTAGAGTCTCCTTGTGGGAGATTGAACCATTGACAACATTCCCTATGTATCCATCACCATTTCCATTAAGACTTAAGCGACCATGGCCAGCAGGATTACCTTCTTTCCACG GCATCAAGGATGATGGTCTAGGCATGAATTCTCCACTTATGTGGCTACAAGGAGATGCAGGTAGAGGAATGCCATCTCTGAATTTTCCAGGGATTGGAGTTACACCGTGGATGCAGCCAAGGCTGGATGCTGCTTCCATGCTGGGTTTGCAGACTGACATTCACCAAGCTATGGCTGCTGCTGCGCTGCAAGACATGAGAGCAGTGGATCCCTCCAAATCAGCAACTACTACCCTTCTGCAATTCCAGCAACCTCAAAATCTATCCTGCAGGCCTGCTGCTTTAATGCAGTCCCAGATGTTGCAGCAGTCTCAGCCTCAGGCTTTTCTTCAGGGTGTTGAAGATAACCAACATCAGTCTCAGACTCAGGCTCAAACCCAACCGCCTCTTGTTCAGCAACAATTGCAGCAGCAGAATTCATTTAATAACCATCAACACCAACAGCAGTTACAGCATCCGCTGTCACAGCAACACCAGCAACTGGTCGATCATCAGCATATTTCTACTGGAGTGTCTGCCATGTCACAGTATACTCCGGCCTCACAGTCCCGGTCGTCACCTTTCCAAGCCATACCTTCACTATGCCAACAACAGAGTTTTTCTGACTCAAATGGGCACACCATGACCAGCCCTATTGTATCTCCCTTGCATGGTCTTTTGGGATCCTTTCCCCAAGATGAATCGTCCGGTCTGCTCAACTTGCCTAGATCCAacccagtaataacatctgctGCATGGCCATCTAAGCGGGCTGCTGTTGAAGTTCTGTCATCTGGATCTCCACAATGTGTTCTGCCCCAGGTGGAACAGTTGGGGCCCACCCAAACAAACATTTCTCATAATTCTATTTCGTTGCCACCCTTTCCTGGCAGGGAGTGCTCGATAGACCAAGCAGGGGGTACTGATCCACAGAGCCATCTCTTATTTGGTGTTAATATAGAGCCTTCATCTCTTCTATTGCAAAACGGGATGTCAAGCCTTAGGGGAGTTGGCAGCGAGAGTGACTCCACTACCATACCCTTCTCTTCTAATTATGCGAGTACTGCAGGCACTGATTTTTCAGTTAATCCAGCAATGACACCTTCCAGTTGCATTGAAGAATTGGGATTCTTGCAGTCTCCAGAGAATGTGGGCCAAGAAAACCCACAAACCAGAACCTTTGTTAAG GTTTATAAATCAGGGTCCTTCGGGAGGTCGTTGGATATCTCCAAATTTAGCAGCTACAATGAGCTGCGCAGTGAACTCGCACGCATGTTTGGCCTTGAAGGCCAGTTGGAGGACCCTTTGAGATCAGGCTGGCAGCTTGTATTTGTTGATCGGGAGAATGATGTTCTTCTCCTTGGTGATGATCCTTGGCC GGAGTTTGTGAACAGTGTGTGGTGCATCAAGATACTTTCACCGCAAGAAGTGCAGCAAATGGGCAAACGAGGCCTGGAGCTTCTAAACTCTGTTCCAGTTCAGAGGCTCTTGAATGGCAGTTGTGACGACTATGCGAGCCAGCAGGACTCGAGAAATTTGAGCTCTG GTGGAAAAGAGCTGCCTAATGGAAAAGAGCTGCCTAACTCTAGCTGGAACTTTATAATATAg
- the LOC105769253 gene encoding auxin response factor 6 isoform X2: MRLSSAGFSPQAPEGEKRVLNSELWHACAGPLVSLPPVGSRVVYFPQGHSEQVAASTNKEEVDVHVPNYPSLPPQLICQLHNVTMHADVETDEVYAQMTLQPLNPQEQKEAYLPAELGTSSRQPTNYFCKTLTASDTSTHGGFSVPRRAAEKVFPPLDFSQQPPAQELIARDLHDNEWKFRHIFRGQPKRHLLTTGWSVFVSAKRLVAGDSVLFIWNEKNQLLLGIRRANRPQTVMPSSVLSSDSMHLGLLAAAAHAASTNSRFTIFYNPRASPSEFVIPLTKYIKAVYHTRVSVGMRFRMLFETEESSVRRYMGTITGISDLDPVRWPNSHWRSVKVGWDESTAGDRQPRVSLWEIEPLTTFPMYPSPFPLRLKRPWPAGLPSFHGIKDDGLGMNSPLMWLQGDAGRGMPSLNFPGIGVTPWMQPRLDAASMLGLQTDIHQAMAAAALQDMRAVDPSKSATTTLLQFQQPQNLSCRPAALMQSQMLQQSQPQAFLQGVEDNQHQSQTQAQTQPPLVQQQLQQQNSFNNHQHQQQLQHPLSQQHQQLVDHQHISTGVSAMSQYTPASQSRSSPFQAIPSLCQQQSFSDSNGHTMTSPIVSPLHGLLGSFPQDESSGLLNLPRSNPVITSAAWPSKRAAVEVLSSGSPQCVLPQVEQLGPTQTNISHNSISLPPFPGRECSIDQAGGTDPQSHLLFGVNIEPSSLLLQNGMSSLRGVGSESDSTTIPFSSNYASTAGTDFSVNPAMTPSSCIEELGFLQSPENVGQENPQTRTFVKVYKSGSFGRSLDISKFSSYNELRSELARMFGLEGQLEDPLRSGWQLVFVDRENDVLLLGDDPWPEFVNSVWCIKILSPQEVQQMGKRGLELLNSVPVQRLLNGSCDDYASQQDSRNLSSGGKELPNGKELPNSSWNFII; encoded by the exons ATGAGGCTTTCTTCAGCTGGTTTCAGTCCACAAGCTCCGGAAG GAGAGAAGAGAGTTCTGAACTCTGAACTTTGGCATGCATGTGCGGGTCCTCTTGTTTCTCTACCTCCAGTTGGAAGTAGGGTTGTTTACTTCCCACAGGGTCATAGCGAACAG GTAGCTGCATCAACCAACAAGGAGGAAGTGGATGTCCACGTACCTAACTACCCAAGCTTACCTCCACAACTTATATGTCAGCTCCATAATGTCACCATGCAT GCAGATGTTGAGACAGATGAAGTATATGCACAAATGACATTGCAACCACTGAATCCG CAAGAACAGAAGGAGGCTTACCTTCCAGCAGAATTGGGCACTTCCAGCAGACAGCCAACAAATTATTTCTGTAAAACATTAACAGCCAGTGACACAAGCACTCATGGAGGGTTCTCTGTTCCTCGCCGAGCTGCTGAAAAAGTGTTTCCCCCACTG GACTTCTCCCAGCAGCCTCCTGCTCAAGAGTTGATTGCAAGGGACTTACACGATAATGAATGGAAATTTAGGCATATATTTCGGG GTCAGCCCAAAAGGCACCTCTTGACAACAGGATGGAGCGTATTTGTAAGTGCTAAAAGACTAGTTGCAGGTGATTCAGTTCTTTTTATCTG gaatgaaaaaaatcaattacttCTTGGCATCCGACGAGCTAATCGACCTCAAACTGTAATGCCTTCATCTGTTTTATCGAGTGATAGCATGCACTTAGGGCTTCTTGCTGCCGCTGCTCATGCAGCTTCAACAAATAGCCGCTTCACTATATTTTATAACCCAAG GGCTAGTCCATCAGAATTTGTAATACctttaacaaaatatatcaaagCTGTCTATCATACTCGAGTTTCTGTTGGTATGCGCTTTAGAATGCTGTTTGAAACAGAAGAATCAAGTGTTCGCCG ATACATGGGTACAATCACTGGCATAAGTGACTTGGATCCTGTCCGGTGGCCAAATTCACATTGGCGATCAGTCAAG GTTGGCTGGGATGAATCAACAGCTGGAGACAGGCAGCCTAGAGTCTCCTTGTGGGAGATTGAACCATTGACAACATTCCCTATGTATCCATCACCATTTCCATTAAGACTTAAGCGACCATGGCCAGCAGGATTACCTTCTTTCCACG GCATCAAGGATGATGGTCTAGGCATGAATTCTCCACTTATGTGGCTACAAGGAGATGCAGGTAGAGGAATGCCATCTCTGAATTTTCCAGGGATTGGAGTTACACCGTGGATGCAGCCAAGGCTGGATGCTGCTTCCATGCTGGGTTTGCAGACTGACATTCACCAAGCTATGGCTGCTGCTGCGCTGCAAGACATGAGAGCAGTGGATCCCTCCAAATCAGCAACTACTACCCTTCTGCAATTCCAGCAACCTCAAAATCTATCCTGCAGGCCTGCTGCTTTAATGCAGTCCCAGATGTTGCAGCAGTCTCAGCCTCAGGCTTTTCTTCAGGGTGTTGAAGATAACCAACATCAGTCTCAGACTCAGGCTCAAACCCAACCGCCTCTTGTTCAGCAACAATTGCAGCAGCAGAATTCATTTAATAACCATCAACACCAACAGCAGTTACAGCATCCGCTGTCACAGCAACACCAGCAACTGGTCGATCATCAGCATATTTCTACTGGAGTGTCTGCCATGTCACAGTATACTCCGGCCTCACAGTCCCGGTCGTCACCTTTCCAAGCCATACCTTCACTATGCCAACAACAGAGTTTTTCTGACTCAAATGGGCACACCATGACCAGCCCTATTGTATCTCCCTTGCATGGTCTTTTGGGATCCTTTCCCCAAGATGAATCGTCCGGTCTGCTCAACTTGCCTAGATCCAacccagtaataacatctgctGCATGGCCATCTAAGCGGGCTGCTGTTGAAGTTCTGTCATCTGGATCTCCACAATGTGTTCTGCCCCAGGTGGAACAGTTGGGGCCCACCCAAACAAACATTTCTCATAATTCTATTTCGTTGCCACCCTTTCCTGGCAGGGAGTGCTCGATAGACCAAGCAGGGGGTACTGATCCACAGAGCCATCTCTTATTTGGTGTTAATATAGAGCCTTCATCTCTTCTATTGCAAAACGGGATGTCAAGCCTTAGGGGAGTTGGCAGCGAGAGTGACTCCACTACCATACCCTTCTCTTCTAATTATGCGAGTACTGCAGGCACTGATTTTTCAGTTAATCCAGCAATGACACCTTCCAGTTGCATTGAAGAATTGGGATTCTTGCAGTCTCCAGAGAATGTGGGCCAAGAAAACCCACAAACCAGAACCTTTGTTAAG GTTTATAAATCAGGGTCCTTCGGGAGGTCGTTGGATATCTCCAAATTTAGCAGCTACAATGAGCTGCGCAGTGAACTCGCACGCATGTTTGGCCTTGAAGGCCAGTTGGAGGACCCTTTGAGATCAGGCTGGCAGCTTGTATTTGTTGATCGGGAGAATGATGTTCTTCTCCTTGGTGATGATCCTTGGCC GGAGTTTGTGAACAGTGTGTGGTGCATCAAGATACTTTCACCGCAAGAAGTGCAGCAAATGGGCAAACGAGGCCTGGAGCTTCTAAACTCTGTTCCAGTTCAGAGGCTCTTGAATGGCAGTTGTGACGACTATGCGAGCCAGCAGGACTCGAGAAATTTGAGCTCTG GTGGAAAAGAGCTGCCTAATGGAAAAGAGCTGCCTAACTCTAGCTGGAACTTTATAATATAg
- the LOC105769253 gene encoding auxin response factor 6 isoform X3 yields MRLSSAGFSPQAPEDFAGEKRVLNSELWHACAGPLVSLPPVGSRVVYFPQGHSEQVAASTNKEEVDVHVPNYPSLPPQLICQLHNVTMHADVETDEVYAQMTLQPLNPQEQKEAYLPAELGTSSRQPTNYFCKTLTASDTSTHGGFSVPRRAAEKVFPPLDFSQQPPAQELIARDLHDNEWKFRHIFRGQPKRHLLTTGWSVFVSAKRLVAGDSVLFIWNEKNQLLLGIRRANRPQTVMPSSVLSSDSMHLGLLAAAAHAASTNSRFTIFYNPRASPSEFVIPLTKYIKAVYHTRVSVGMRFRMLFETEESSVRRYMGTITGISDLDPVRWPNSHWRSVKVGWDESTAGDRQPRVSLWEIEPLTTFPMYPSPFPLRLKRPWPAGLPSFHGIKDDGLGMNSPLMWLQGDAGRGMPSLNFPGIGVTPWMQPRLDAASMLGLQTDIHQAMAAAALQDMRAVDPSKSATTTLLQFQQPQNLSCRPAALMQSQMLQQSQPQAFLQGVEDNQHQSQTQAQTQPPLVQQQLQQQNSFNNHQHQQQLQHPLSQQHQQLVDHQHISTGVSAMSQYTPASQSRSSPFQAIPSLCQQQSFSDSNGHTMTSPIVSPLHGLLGSFPQDESSGLLNLPRSNPVITSAAWPSKRAAVEVLSSGSPQCVLPQVEQLGPTQTNISHNSISLPPFPGRECSIDQAGGTDPQSHLLFGVNIEPSSLLLQNGMSSLRGVGSESDSTTIPFSSNYASTAGTDFSVNPAMTPSSCIEELGFLQSPENVGQENPQTRTFVKVYKSGSFGRSLDISKFSSYNELRSELARMFGLEGQLEDPLRSGWQLVFVDRENDVLLLGDDPWPEFVNSVWCIKILSPQEVQQMGKRGLELLNSVPVQRLLNGSCDDYASQQDSRNLSSGIASVGSLDY; encoded by the exons ATGAGGCTTTCTTCAGCTGGTTTCAGTCCACAAGCTCCGGAAG ACTTTGCAGGAGAGAAGAGAGTTCTGAACTCTGAACTTTGGCATGCATGTGCGGGTCCTCTTGTTTCTCTACCTCCAGTTGGAAGTAGGGTTGTTTACTTCCCACAGGGTCATAGCGAACAG GTAGCTGCATCAACCAACAAGGAGGAAGTGGATGTCCACGTACCTAACTACCCAAGCTTACCTCCACAACTTATATGTCAGCTCCATAATGTCACCATGCAT GCAGATGTTGAGACAGATGAAGTATATGCACAAATGACATTGCAACCACTGAATCCG CAAGAACAGAAGGAGGCTTACCTTCCAGCAGAATTGGGCACTTCCAGCAGACAGCCAACAAATTATTTCTGTAAAACATTAACAGCCAGTGACACAAGCACTCATGGAGGGTTCTCTGTTCCTCGCCGAGCTGCTGAAAAAGTGTTTCCCCCACTG GACTTCTCCCAGCAGCCTCCTGCTCAAGAGTTGATTGCAAGGGACTTACACGATAATGAATGGAAATTTAGGCATATATTTCGGG GTCAGCCCAAAAGGCACCTCTTGACAACAGGATGGAGCGTATTTGTAAGTGCTAAAAGACTAGTTGCAGGTGATTCAGTTCTTTTTATCTG gaatgaaaaaaatcaattacttCTTGGCATCCGACGAGCTAATCGACCTCAAACTGTAATGCCTTCATCTGTTTTATCGAGTGATAGCATGCACTTAGGGCTTCTTGCTGCCGCTGCTCATGCAGCTTCAACAAATAGCCGCTTCACTATATTTTATAACCCAAG GGCTAGTCCATCAGAATTTGTAATACctttaacaaaatatatcaaagCTGTCTATCATACTCGAGTTTCTGTTGGTATGCGCTTTAGAATGCTGTTTGAAACAGAAGAATCAAGTGTTCGCCG ATACATGGGTACAATCACTGGCATAAGTGACTTGGATCCTGTCCGGTGGCCAAATTCACATTGGCGATCAGTCAAG GTTGGCTGGGATGAATCAACAGCTGGAGACAGGCAGCCTAGAGTCTCCTTGTGGGAGATTGAACCATTGACAACATTCCCTATGTATCCATCACCATTTCCATTAAGACTTAAGCGACCATGGCCAGCAGGATTACCTTCTTTCCACG GCATCAAGGATGATGGTCTAGGCATGAATTCTCCACTTATGTGGCTACAAGGAGATGCAGGTAGAGGAATGCCATCTCTGAATTTTCCAGGGATTGGAGTTACACCGTGGATGCAGCCAAGGCTGGATGCTGCTTCCATGCTGGGTTTGCAGACTGACATTCACCAAGCTATGGCTGCTGCTGCGCTGCAAGACATGAGAGCAGTGGATCCCTCCAAATCAGCAACTACTACCCTTCTGCAATTCCAGCAACCTCAAAATCTATCCTGCAGGCCTGCTGCTTTAATGCAGTCCCAGATGTTGCAGCAGTCTCAGCCTCAGGCTTTTCTTCAGGGTGTTGAAGATAACCAACATCAGTCTCAGACTCAGGCTCAAACCCAACCGCCTCTTGTTCAGCAACAATTGCAGCAGCAGAATTCATTTAATAACCATCAACACCAACAGCAGTTACAGCATCCGCTGTCACAGCAACACCAGCAACTGGTCGATCATCAGCATATTTCTACTGGAGTGTCTGCCATGTCACAGTATACTCCGGCCTCACAGTCCCGGTCGTCACCTTTCCAAGCCATACCTTCACTATGCCAACAACAGAGTTTTTCTGACTCAAATGGGCACACCATGACCAGCCCTATTGTATCTCCCTTGCATGGTCTTTTGGGATCCTTTCCCCAAGATGAATCGTCCGGTCTGCTCAACTTGCCTAGATCCAacccagtaataacatctgctGCATGGCCATCTAAGCGGGCTGCTGTTGAAGTTCTGTCATCTGGATCTCCACAATGTGTTCTGCCCCAGGTGGAACAGTTGGGGCCCACCCAAACAAACATTTCTCATAATTCTATTTCGTTGCCACCCTTTCCTGGCAGGGAGTGCTCGATAGACCAAGCAGGGGGTACTGATCCACAGAGCCATCTCTTATTTGGTGTTAATATAGAGCCTTCATCTCTTCTATTGCAAAACGGGATGTCAAGCCTTAGGGGAGTTGGCAGCGAGAGTGACTCCACTACCATACCCTTCTCTTCTAATTATGCGAGTACTGCAGGCACTGATTTTTCAGTTAATCCAGCAATGACACCTTCCAGTTGCATTGAAGAATTGGGATTCTTGCAGTCTCCAGAGAATGTGGGCCAAGAAAACCCACAAACCAGAACCTTTGTTAAG GTTTATAAATCAGGGTCCTTCGGGAGGTCGTTGGATATCTCCAAATTTAGCAGCTACAATGAGCTGCGCAGTGAACTCGCACGCATGTTTGGCCTTGAAGGCCAGTTGGAGGACCCTTTGAGATCAGGCTGGCAGCTTGTATTTGTTGATCGGGAGAATGATGTTCTTCTCCTTGGTGATGATCCTTGGCC GGAGTTTGTGAACAGTGTGTGGTGCATCAAGATACTTTCACCGCAAGAAGTGCAGCAAATGGGCAAACGAGGCCTGGAGCTTCTAAACTCTGTTCCAGTTCAGAGGCTCTTGAATGGCAGTTGTGACGACTATGCGAGCCAGCAGGACTCGAGAAATTTGAGCTCTGGTATTGCCTCTGTGGGGTCATTGGACTACTGA
- the LOC105769253 gene encoding auxin response factor 6 isoform X4 has product MRLSSAGFSPQAPEGEKRVLNSELWHACAGPLVSLPPVGSRVVYFPQGHSEQVAASTNKEEVDVHVPNYPSLPPQLICQLHNVTMHADVETDEVYAQMTLQPLNPQEQKEAYLPAELGTSSRQPTNYFCKTLTASDTSTHGGFSVPRRAAEKVFPPLDFSQQPPAQELIARDLHDNEWKFRHIFRGQPKRHLLTTGWSVFVSAKRLVAGDSVLFIWNEKNQLLLGIRRANRPQTVMPSSVLSSDSMHLGLLAAAAHAASTNSRFTIFYNPRASPSEFVIPLTKYIKAVYHTRVSVGMRFRMLFETEESSVRRYMGTITGISDLDPVRWPNSHWRSVKVGWDESTAGDRQPRVSLWEIEPLTTFPMYPSPFPLRLKRPWPAGLPSFHGIKDDGLGMNSPLMWLQGDAGRGMPSLNFPGIGVTPWMQPRLDAASMLGLQTDIHQAMAAAALQDMRAVDPSKSATTTLLQFQQPQNLSCRPAALMQSQMLQQSQPQAFLQGVEDNQHQSQTQAQTQPPLVQQQLQQQNSFNNHQHQQQLQHPLSQQHQQLVDHQHISTGVSAMSQYTPASQSRSSPFQAIPSLCQQQSFSDSNGHTMTSPIVSPLHGLLGSFPQDESSGLLNLPRSNPVITSAAWPSKRAAVEVLSSGSPQCVLPQVEQLGPTQTNISHNSISLPPFPGRECSIDQAGGTDPQSHLLFGVNIEPSSLLLQNGMSSLRGVGSESDSTTIPFSSNYASTAGTDFSVNPAMTPSSCIEELGFLQSPENVGQENPQTRTFVKVYKSGSFGRSLDISKFSSYNELRSELARMFGLEGQLEDPLRSGWQLVFVDRENDVLLLGDDPWPEFVNSVWCIKILSPQEVQQMGKRGLELLNSVPVQRLLNGSCDDYASQQDSRNLSSGIASVGSLDY; this is encoded by the exons ATGAGGCTTTCTTCAGCTGGTTTCAGTCCACAAGCTCCGGAAG GAGAGAAGAGAGTTCTGAACTCTGAACTTTGGCATGCATGTGCGGGTCCTCTTGTTTCTCTACCTCCAGTTGGAAGTAGGGTTGTTTACTTCCCACAGGGTCATAGCGAACAG GTAGCTGCATCAACCAACAAGGAGGAAGTGGATGTCCACGTACCTAACTACCCAAGCTTACCTCCACAACTTATATGTCAGCTCCATAATGTCACCATGCAT GCAGATGTTGAGACAGATGAAGTATATGCACAAATGACATTGCAACCACTGAATCCG CAAGAACAGAAGGAGGCTTACCTTCCAGCAGAATTGGGCACTTCCAGCAGACAGCCAACAAATTATTTCTGTAAAACATTAACAGCCAGTGACACAAGCACTCATGGAGGGTTCTCTGTTCCTCGCCGAGCTGCTGAAAAAGTGTTTCCCCCACTG GACTTCTCCCAGCAGCCTCCTGCTCAAGAGTTGATTGCAAGGGACTTACACGATAATGAATGGAAATTTAGGCATATATTTCGGG GTCAGCCCAAAAGGCACCTCTTGACAACAGGATGGAGCGTATTTGTAAGTGCTAAAAGACTAGTTGCAGGTGATTCAGTTCTTTTTATCTG gaatgaaaaaaatcaattacttCTTGGCATCCGACGAGCTAATCGACCTCAAACTGTAATGCCTTCATCTGTTTTATCGAGTGATAGCATGCACTTAGGGCTTCTTGCTGCCGCTGCTCATGCAGCTTCAACAAATAGCCGCTTCACTATATTTTATAACCCAAG GGCTAGTCCATCAGAATTTGTAATACctttaacaaaatatatcaaagCTGTCTATCATACTCGAGTTTCTGTTGGTATGCGCTTTAGAATGCTGTTTGAAACAGAAGAATCAAGTGTTCGCCG ATACATGGGTACAATCACTGGCATAAGTGACTTGGATCCTGTCCGGTGGCCAAATTCACATTGGCGATCAGTCAAG GTTGGCTGGGATGAATCAACAGCTGGAGACAGGCAGCCTAGAGTCTCCTTGTGGGAGATTGAACCATTGACAACATTCCCTATGTATCCATCACCATTTCCATTAAGACTTAAGCGACCATGGCCAGCAGGATTACCTTCTTTCCACG GCATCAAGGATGATGGTCTAGGCATGAATTCTCCACTTATGTGGCTACAAGGAGATGCAGGTAGAGGAATGCCATCTCTGAATTTTCCAGGGATTGGAGTTACACCGTGGATGCAGCCAAGGCTGGATGCTGCTTCCATGCTGGGTTTGCAGACTGACATTCACCAAGCTATGGCTGCTGCTGCGCTGCAAGACATGAGAGCAGTGGATCCCTCCAAATCAGCAACTACTACCCTTCTGCAATTCCAGCAACCTCAAAATCTATCCTGCAGGCCTGCTGCTTTAATGCAGTCCCAGATGTTGCAGCAGTCTCAGCCTCAGGCTTTTCTTCAGGGTGTTGAAGATAACCAACATCAGTCTCAGACTCAGGCTCAAACCCAACCGCCTCTTGTTCAGCAACAATTGCAGCAGCAGAATTCATTTAATAACCATCAACACCAACAGCAGTTACAGCATCCGCTGTCACAGCAACACCAGCAACTGGTCGATCATCAGCATATTTCTACTGGAGTGTCTGCCATGTCACAGTATACTCCGGCCTCACAGTCCCGGTCGTCACCTTTCCAAGCCATACCTTCACTATGCCAACAACAGAGTTTTTCTGACTCAAATGGGCACACCATGACCAGCCCTATTGTATCTCCCTTGCATGGTCTTTTGGGATCCTTTCCCCAAGATGAATCGTCCGGTCTGCTCAACTTGCCTAGATCCAacccagtaataacatctgctGCATGGCCATCTAAGCGGGCTGCTGTTGAAGTTCTGTCATCTGGATCTCCACAATGTGTTCTGCCCCAGGTGGAACAGTTGGGGCCCACCCAAACAAACATTTCTCATAATTCTATTTCGTTGCCACCCTTTCCTGGCAGGGAGTGCTCGATAGACCAAGCAGGGGGTACTGATCCACAGAGCCATCTCTTATTTGGTGTTAATATAGAGCCTTCATCTCTTCTATTGCAAAACGGGATGTCAAGCCTTAGGGGAGTTGGCAGCGAGAGTGACTCCACTACCATACCCTTCTCTTCTAATTATGCGAGTACTGCAGGCACTGATTTTTCAGTTAATCCAGCAATGACACCTTCCAGTTGCATTGAAGAATTGGGATTCTTGCAGTCTCCAGAGAATGTGGGCCAAGAAAACCCACAAACCAGAACCTTTGTTAAG GTTTATAAATCAGGGTCCTTCGGGAGGTCGTTGGATATCTCCAAATTTAGCAGCTACAATGAGCTGCGCAGTGAACTCGCACGCATGTTTGGCCTTGAAGGCCAGTTGGAGGACCCTTTGAGATCAGGCTGGCAGCTTGTATTTGTTGATCGGGAGAATGATGTTCTTCTCCTTGGTGATGATCCTTGGCC GGAGTTTGTGAACAGTGTGTGGTGCATCAAGATACTTTCACCGCAAGAAGTGCAGCAAATGGGCAAACGAGGCCTGGAGCTTCTAAACTCTGTTCCAGTTCAGAGGCTCTTGAATGGCAGTTGTGACGACTATGCGAGCCAGCAGGACTCGAGAAATTTGAGCTCTGGTATTGCCTCTGTGGGGTCATTGGACTACTGA